AGCGCGTTGCACATCCTAAGAATGGCTTCGAACCCTCAGGTGGAGAAGAAGTTAACCGAGAGCAACAGAAAGTGCCAAAAGGAATCTTTGCTTTTGACGGCTATTTGTTCGATTTGGACGGTACCGTATATGCTGGAAATCAACTTTTGCCAGGTGTGTTGTCTACGATTGACAAGCTTCGCAAAAGCGGGAAATCAATCCTCTTCGTGACGAATACGACAACACATACGCGAGAGGGCGTTCATGAACGCCTTTCGCAGTTGGGGATTGCTTGCTCCAAAGAAGATATTTTAACGGCCTTATGTGTATCGAGAATGTACTTTCAGGAATATCTGCCGGAAGCTAAGGTACTGATGATTGGCGAGCAAGCCATGAAGAATGAACTGGCGCAATACGGTGTAGAAACGACGAACGACCCGCTCGGCGCGACGCATGTTCTTGTCGGACTGGACAGGCAATTTACGTATGAGAAGTTAACACTTGGGATGAGCGCTCTCCGCAATGGGGCACAATTGATTGCTGCTAACCCAGATCCATTTTGCCCGCTGGAGGATGGGGCGATTCCCGATACATGGTCTTTGGTCAAAGCACTGGAGACGGCAAGTTCGCAGTCGGTTTATAAAGTGATTGGCAAACCCTCGGAATACTACGCCAAAAAGGCCTTAGAGAAGCTGGCTTTCCCGCCAGAAGCATGCTTGATGGTAGGCGACCGAGTATCCACCGATATCTGCTTCGGCAATGCCAATGGCATGTATACAGCACTCGTTTTGACTGGAGCGGATTCTCGCAAAGACATCATGCTCCAAGGGATCAAGCCTGACTATGTACTGGCATCACTCAGCGAAATCAAATAAAACCTATTCTCGGGAGGAATGAACAATGAAAAAAGTATTTCTTACATTAGCGGCAGTAGCGCTCGTCACAACGGCTTGCGGACAAGGTGAAAGCACACCGAAAGCTGCTCCTGCCAGCGAGGCGGCTGCTACACCAGAGACGACTGTTAAACAGGACGCGAAGCCAGTAGAGCTGCAGTTCTATTTTCCAGTGGCTGTTGGCGGCCCCATTACGAAGTTAATTGATCAACTGGCTGCTGATTTTCACAAAGAAAATCCCACGATTACGGTGAAGCCGGTCTATGGAGGAAGTTATCAAGATACGATGACCAAAGTCGTCACCTCCGTGCAGGGCGGGACTTCTCCGGATTTGGCGGTGCTGCTTTCAACAGACTTGTACAGCTTGCTCTCGATGAATGCTATTGAGGATTTAACACCGCGTTTCAACAAAGAGTATTTCAACGGTTTTTATGATGCTTTCATGGGGAATACGAAATCAGGCGAAACGGTGTGGAGCGTTCCTTTCCAGCGCAGCACGATCGTCCTTTATTACAACAAAGATTTGTTCAAGAAAGCAGGGCTTAACCCGGATAAGGCCCCGGCGAACTGGACCGAAATGCGTGAAGCGGCGAGCAAGCTGACTGTGAAGGACGGCGCTGGCAAAACATCGCAGTGGGGGATCGAAATTCCAAGTACGGGTTACCAATATTGGATGCTGCAGGCACTTTCTCTGCAAACAGGCACGAACATCGTCTCTAATGATGGGAAGAATGTATATTTCAACAAGCCTGAGGTGCAAGAAGCGCTGCAATACTACACGGATCTGGGCCGCAAAGATAAAGTCATGCCAGAAGGCACGCTGGAGTGGGCGACGGTGCCATCGGATTTCATCAGCGGGAAGACAGCTATGATGTATCACACGACGGGGAACCTGACGAAAGTGAAAACGGACGCCAAATTTGATTTCGGGGTATCGTTCCTGCCGGCTAACAAGAAATATGGCTCTCCAACAGGCGGGGGCAACTTGTATGTGTTCAAAAGCATTCCAGAAGACCGCAAGAAAGCGGCTGTGAAGTTCATCGAATTCTTGACGCAGCCGCAGCGTGTTGCGCAGTGGTCGATTGATACGGGTTATGTAGGCACAACCAAAGCAGCTTACGAGACAGACCTGCTCAAGAATTATGTGAAGGACTTCCCGCAAGCCGCTGTTGCCAGAGATCAGCTTCAATATGCAGACAGTGAACTATCCACATTCCAGAACGGACAAGTGACCAAATTGTTTAACGATAACATTCAAGCTGCTTTGCTCGGCAATATGTCGCCCAAAGAGGCCCTTGATAAATCCCAACAGCAGGCAGATGACATTTTGAAAACATTCCGCAAATAAGTAGTTGGATTTTTATTAAGATGGGTGTGGCTATCACGGTGAATGAGCCGAGATAGCCGCATCCAAG
Above is a genomic segment from Paenibacillus sp. HWE-109 containing:
- a CDS encoding HAD-IIA family hydrolase, producing MSERVAHPKNGFEPSGGEEVNREQQKVPKGIFAFDGYLFDLDGTVYAGNQLLPGVLSTIDKLRKSGKSILFVTNTTTHTREGVHERLSQLGIACSKEDILTALCVSRMYFQEYLPEAKVLMIGEQAMKNELAQYGVETTNDPLGATHVLVGLDRQFTYEKLTLGMSALRNGAQLIAANPDPFCPLEDGAIPDTWSLVKALETASSQSVYKVIGKPSEYYAKKALEKLAFPPEACLMVGDRVSTDICFGNANGMYTALVLTGADSRKDIMLQGIKPDYVLASLSEIK
- a CDS encoding ABC transporter substrate-binding protein, with translation MKKVFLTLAAVALVTTACGQGESTPKAAPASEAAATPETTVKQDAKPVELQFYFPVAVGGPITKLIDQLAADFHKENPTITVKPVYGGSYQDTMTKVVTSVQGGTSPDLAVLLSTDLYSLLSMNAIEDLTPRFNKEYFNGFYDAFMGNTKSGETVWSVPFQRSTIVLYYNKDLFKKAGLNPDKAPANWTEMREAASKLTVKDGAGKTSQWGIEIPSTGYQYWMLQALSLQTGTNIVSNDGKNVYFNKPEVQEALQYYTDLGRKDKVMPEGTLEWATVPSDFISGKTAMMYHTTGNLTKVKTDAKFDFGVSFLPANKKYGSPTGGGNLYVFKSIPEDRKKAAVKFIEFLTQPQRVAQWSIDTGYVGTTKAAYETDLLKNYVKDFPQAAVARDQLQYADSELSTFQNGQVTKLFNDNIQAALLGNMSPKEALDKSQQQADDILKTFRK